The following are encoded together in the Glycine soja cultivar W05 chromosome 5, ASM419377v2, whole genome shotgun sequence genome:
- the LOC114412380 gene encoding probable disease resistance protein At5g66900 — translation MEETTERVALQERLRMMSSEIVEKGQSSESNKQILRSTLKDNAPVVLEIKQYNEHLNPPREEINTLIGEKDAKEKFVCKCFSKCLSLFLCRFGQKRGHSFAGGEKQALVAKDIEENLYKMREILELLSKGSFEKNLGGVGGPMKCPFGVPQKPEFTVGLDEPLSKLKVEVLRDGVSVVLLTGLGGTGKTTLATKLCWDEQVKGKFSENIIFVTFSKTPQLKIIVERLFEHCGCQVPDFQSDEDAVNQLGLLLRQIGRSSVLLVLDDVWPGSEALVEKFKVQIPEYKILVTSRVAFSSFGTQCILKPLVHEDAVTLFRHYALLEEHGSSIPDEELVQKVVRICKGLPLAVKVIGRSLSHQPSELWLKMVEELSQHSILDSNTELLTCLQKILNVLEDDPVIKECFMDLGLFPEDQRIPVTSLIDMWAESHSLDDDGPEAMAIINKLDFMNLANVLVARKNASDTDNYYYNNHFIVLHDLLRELAIYQSTQEPTEEGKRLIIEINQNKPRWWLGEKSTLLKHQQATAQTLSILTDENCTSDWPQMQLAEVEVLIFNIRTKQYFFPDFIEEMNKLKVLIVTNYSFYPSVMNNFELIGSLSNNLKRIRLERISVPSFVAMKNLKKLSLYLCNMKRAFENNDMLISYAFPSLEELNIDYSKDMVGLPKELCDIISLKKLSITNCHKLSALPQEIGKLENLELLRLSSCTDLEGLPDSIGRLSKLRLLDISNCISLPNLPEDFGNLSNLQNLYMTSCARCEVPPSIANLENLKEVVCDEETAASWEDFKPLLPNLKIDVPQVDVNLNWLHTISS, via the exons ATGGAAGAGACTACAGAGCGTGTTGCTCTTCAAGAGAGATTGAGGATGATGTCTTCGGAAATTGTGGAAAAGGGTCAAAGCAGTGAAAGCAACAAGCAAATACTGAGGTCAACACTTAAGGATAACGCTCCCGTGGTGCTAGAGATCAAGCAATACAACGAACACTTGAATCCACCCAGAGAAGAAATCAACACCCTTATAGGAGAAAAAGAtgcaaaagaaaaatttgtttGTAAATGCTTCTCCAAGTGTCTATCTTTGTTTCTCTGCAGATTTGGGCAGAAGAGGGGTCATTCATTTGCTGGTGGTGAGAAGCAAGCTCTTGTGGCAAAAGATATTGAAGAGAACCTTTACAAAATGAGAGAAATTCTTGAGCTTCTTAGCAAAGGGAGTTTTGAGAAGAATCTTGGTGGTGTTGGAGGACCAATGAAGTGTCCTTTTGGTGTTCCTCAAAAACCAGAATTCACTGTTGGGTTGGATGAACCGTTGAGTAAGTTGAAGGTGGAGGTTCTTAGAGATGGTGTGTCCGTTGTTCTGCTAACTGGTTTGGGTGGAACGGGTAAAACCACCTTGGCTACTAAGCTATGCTGGGATGAACAAGTCAAGG GTaaatttagtgaaaatattatatttgtcaCTTTCTCAAAAACGCCCCAGTTGAAGATTATTGTGGAGAGATTATTTGAACACTGTGGATGTCAAGTGCCTGATTTTCAAAGTGATGAAGATGCCGTTAATCAATTGGGACTTTTGCTGAGGCAAATTGGTAGAAGTTCAGTGTTGTTGGTTCTGGATGATGTTTGGCCTGGCTCAGAAGCTCTTGTCGAGAAATTTAAAGTCCAGATACcagaatataaaattttggtgACTTCTAGGGTTGCATTTTCTAGTTTTGGCACACAGTGTATCTTAAAACCACTCGTTCATGAAGATGCAGTAACCCTTTTCCGTCATTATGCTCTCTTAGAAGAACATGGTTCAAGCATTCCTGACGAAGAACTTGTCCAAAAG GTTGTTCGAATCTGCAAGGGTTTACCACTTGCCGTCAAAGTAATTGGGAGATCACTCAGTCATCAGCCTTCTGAGTTGTGGCTAAAGATGGTGGAAGAATTGTCACAGCATTCTATACTTGATTCTAATACTGAACTACTTACATGCCTCCAAAAGATCTTGAATGTTTTGGAAGATGATCCTGTCATCAAGGAGTGCTTCATGGACCTAGGGTTATTTCCTGAAGACCAAAGAATTCCTGTTACCTCTCTCATTGATATGTGGGCAGAGTCGCATAGTCTAGATGATGATGGCCCAGAGGCAATGGCCATTATCAACAAATTAGACTTCATGAATCTGGCTAATGTCTTGGTAGCAAG GAAAAATGCTAGTGACACAGACAATTACTACTACAATAACCATTTCATCGTCCTTCATGACCTTCTGAGAGAACTTGCAATTTATCAAAGCACTCAGGAACCAACGGAAGAGGGAAAAAGATTGATTATtgagataaatcaaaataaacctcGTTGGTGGCTTGGGGAGAAGTCAACACTGCTTAAGCACCAACAGGCCACTGCCCAAACATTGTCTATATTAACTG ATGAAAATTGCACTTCAGATTGGCCCCAAATGCAACTAGCTGAAGTTGAGGTTCTGATTTTTAATATTCGAACTAAACAGTATTTCTTTCCGGATTTCATAGAAGAAATGAACAAACTCAAAGTTCTTATAGTCACAAATTACAGTTTCTATCCTTCTGTAATGAACAACTTTGAGCTGATTGGCTCTTTATCTAATAACCTGAAAAGAATCAGATTAGAGCGGATTTCTGTTCCTTCCTTTGTTGCAATGAAGAATCTTAAAAAGTTATCCCTCTACCTGTGTAATATGAAACGGGCGTTTGAAAACAATGACATGCTAATTTCATATGCTTTTCCAAGTCTTGAAGAGTTGAATATTGACTATAGCAAAGACATGGTGGGATTGCCTAAGGAGCTCTGTGATATTATCTCCCTGAAGAAGCTCAGTATTACTAATTGCCACAAACTCTCTGCACTGCCGCAAGAAATTGGAAAGTTGGAGAATTTGGAACTCCTAAGGCTCAGTTCCTGTACTGATTTGGAAGGGTTACCAGATTCTATTGGAAGGCTTTCAAAGCTACGACTTCTTGATATCTCAAATTGCATAAGCCTTCCTAATTTGCCAGAGGACTTTGGTAATCTGTCTAATCTACAAAATCTCTACATGACAAGTTGTGCAAGGTGTGAAGTGCCACCCTCAATCGCCAATCTTGAGAATTTAAAGGAGGTGGTATGTGATGAAGAGACGGCTGCTTCATGGGAAGATTTCAAACCTCTACTTCCCAATCTAAAGATAGATGTTCCTCAAGTTGATGTTAACTTGAATTGGCTTCATACAATTTCCTCGTAA